One window from the genome of Kryptolebias marmoratus isolate JLee-2015 linkage group LG1, ASM164957v2, whole genome shotgun sequence encodes:
- the LOC108248083 gene encoding nucleus accumbens-associated protein 2, translating to MSEGLLQVEIPDFGSSVLGSLNEQRLLGHYCDVSILVQGQAFKAHRAVLAASSLYFRDLFSSAADPSSSSSSSPSSSQAVFELPSSVTPTCFQQILSFCYTGRLSMAASEQLVLMYTAGYLQIQNIVERGMELMLMKASSSSSSPLCCDSQTNSADELGGFDAPMAQQQNGTPQLQEVSPNQPTLSPEELLLAVSRIKQERADTPPAEENGGGGGGEEARVDVVRDLQSSRSSALCYLTAGGGLVHGLQSYLLAGGGRSSPGGSSLPTDSPPSHPPTEEELEEDYYSNAVHPGLFQQIYGHPGNPYIQEKLELLPLPLANERRPCVLVGRDNMALPASLISQIGYRCHPSLYTEGDPGEKVELVAGSGVFMTRGQLMNCHLCAGVKHKVLLRRLLATFFDRNTLANSCGTGIRSSTNDPSRKPLDNRVLNTVKLYCQNFAPNFKESEMNVIAADMCTNARRVRKRWLPKIQSLLPDGLPSSASSHPRKGKRGVGGGGGGGGGGAAAERPGGSPFELDLRQLSASYLGLEAPLYAERHDKEAAAAGREQDKEAPATILPHLQFAGSGGGGGGQAEEALLGGEAEGEGRLQIDQPPDLPLSLSSSSSSSASSSHPSPQPAETAPPHRGLADTDMREAEPLEDSQ from the exons ATGTCGGAGGGGCTGCTGCAGGTGGAGATCCCTGACTTCGGCAGCAGCGTGCTGGGAAGCCTGAACGAGCAGCGGCTGCTGGGTCACTACTGCGACGTGTCCATCCTGGTTCAGGGTCAGGCCTTCAAGGCGCACCGCGCTGTCCTGGCTGCCTCTTCGCTCTACTTCAGAGACCTGTTCAGCTCTGCAGCCGATCCCTCTTCCTCATCGtcctcctcaccttcctcctcccAGGCAGTGTTTGAGCTGCCATCCTCAGTGACTCCAACATGTTTCCAGCAGATTCTGTCCTTCTGCTACACTGGGCGCCTCAGCATGGCGGCCAGCGAACAGCTGGTGCTCATGTACACCGCCGGCTACCTCCAGATCCAGAACATTGTGGAACGGGGCATGGAGTTGATGCTCATGAaagcctcttcctcctcctcgtctccaCTGTGCTGCGACTCTCAG ACAAACTCAGCAGACGAGCTCGGGGGGTTCGACGCCCCGATGGCCCAGCAGCAGAACGGCACgccccagctgcaggaggtcAGCCCGAACCAGCCGACCCTGAGCCccgaggagctgctgctggccgTCAGCAGGATCAAGCAGGAAAGAGCCGACACTCCTCCGGCTGAGGAGaacggaggaggaggtgggggagaGGAGGCCAG AGTGGACGTGGTGAGGGACCTGCAGTCCTCCAGGAGTAGCGCTCTGTGTTATCTGACTGCGGGAGGGGGTTTGGTCCACGGGCTGCAGTCCTACCTGCTGGCAGGAGGGGGGCGCTCCAGCCCGGGAGGATCCAGCCTCCCCACAGACTCTCCTCCCTCTCACCCCCCCaccgaggaggagctggaggaggattACTACAGTAACGCTGTCCACCCGGGACTCTTCCAGCAGATCTACGGACACCCTGGAAACCCCTACA TTCAAGagaagctggagctgctgccCCTCCCGTTGGCTAACGAGCGGCGCCCCTGCGTGCTGGTTGGTCGGGACAACATGGCCCTGCCCGCCAGTCTGATCAGTCAGATCGGGTACCGCTGCCACCCGTCGCTCTACACGGAGGGAGACCCCGGAGAGAAGGTGGAGCTGGTCGCAG GTTCGGGTGTGTTCATGACGAGAGGCCAGCTGATGAACTGTCACCTGTGTGCCGGAGTCAAACACAAGGTGCTGCTCAGGAGGCTGCTGGCCACGTTCTTCGACAG AAACACTTTGGCCAATAGCTGTGGAACAGGGATCCGCTCTTCCACCAATGATCCGAGCCGAAAACCTCTGGACAACCGAGTGTTAAACACTGTCAAAC tgtaCTGTCAGAACTTTGCTCCGAACTTTAAGGAGAGTGAGATGAACGTCATCGCAGCTGATATGTGCACCAACGCCCGCAGAGTTCGAAAACGGTGGCTCCCAAAGATTCAGTCGCTCCTCCCCGACGGCCTTCCCTCCTCAGCATCTTCCCACCCCCGCAAGGGTAAGAGGGgggttggaggaggaggaggaggaggaggaggaggagctgcagcggAGCGGCCCGGCGGCAGCCCCTTCGAGTTGGACCTGCGGCAGCTCAGTGCCTCCTACCTGGGCCTGGAAGCTCCGCTGTACGCCGAGCGGCACGACaaggaggcggcggcggcgggacGGGAGCAGGATAAGGAAGCCCCTGCCACCATCCTGCCTCACCTGCAGTTTGCCGGGtcaggtggaggaggtggagggcaGGCAGAGGAGGCACTGTTAGGAGGTGAGGCAGAAGGGGAGGGGAGGCTACAGATTGATCAACCCCCGgacctccctctctccctgtcctcctcctcatcctcctctgcctcctcctcacACCCCTCCCCTCAGCCTGCAGAGACCGCCCCCCCTCACAGGGGATTGGCTGATACAGACATGAGGGAGGCGGAGCCTCTGGAAGACAGCCAATGA